One segment of Clavelina lepadiformis chromosome 2, kaClaLepa1.1, whole genome shotgun sequence DNA contains the following:
- the LOC143446502 gene encoding uncharacterized protein LOC143446502, whose product MDTGTTSKCHEISFLSKSQSIIGQPRKQFEESIQTWCQEFGNRVGKVKTSFSKWENVVSILEHLNVLQEMVKLCNVDSASFAANTIVELITSPTVWEDIMVLTICSEELLVHVAGKTVAISLTSFFQLESFHPYAKKLADALFKWILEVHLDSVKLTGGIKMLTTVIREFKIEEETIAFPSTLLDELKECLPLILQTLGKVENIYHVLKFIQVLLECTDDSEITLQLQQKYDQLLNSFALVSSKPHYRYIYYKILGDLLPLDEDSFSELSIATSKAYINMLQTNEQILQKLIEHRPTCDGFAGTLDRNWKSNSNVVDGFSKVERMLIVGGVLRAAHVVSCNPGNNLISAAGIIISLLVSDGLSESLESADPLLDLLFEQDDALVEMMLLILLINIHLQRASSEFEIFLCHPHHLFVGVLERLCFDTSVLLDWLTSNETKFLLYFLKYLKYIASSFAEFKTICNIVDQETFPSILSAFTQLKTTIEKLCAKNLFPYSVKPLIKNINTVLRLAEA is encoded by the exons ATGGACACCGGAACCACATCAAAATGTCACGAAATCAGTTTTTTGTCAAAGAGTCAAAGCATCATTGGTCAGCCACGAAAACAATTTGAGGAATCTATACAGACTTGGTGTCAAGAGTTTGGCAACAGAGTaggaaaagttaaaacttcTTTCAGTAAATGGGAAAATGTGGTAAGCATTCTAGAGCATCTTAATGTTCTTCAAGAAATGGTTAAGTTATGCAATGTTGACAGCGCAAGTTTCGCAGCAAATACTATTGTTGAGTTGATTACATCGCCAACTGTCTGGGAAGATATCATGGTATTAACAATTTGTTCTGAAGAACTTCTGGTGCATGTTGCTGGAAAAACAGTTGCTATCTCCCTGACCTCATTTTTTCAGCTTGAAAGTTTTCACCCATATGCTAAAAAACTTGCCGATGCTTTGTTCAAGTGGATATTGGAAGTGCATTTGGATTCTGTTAAGTTAACTGGTGGAATTAAAATGCTTACTACTGTAATAagagaatttaaaattgaggaGGAAACTATCGCTTTTCCTTCAACATTACTTGATGAATTAAAGGAGTGCTTGCCTTTAATTTTGCAGACCCTTGGTAAAGTTGAAAACATATATCATGTTCTAAAGTTTATCCAGGTTTTACTGGAATGCACAGATGATTCAGAAATAACTTTGCAATTGCAACAAAAGTATGATCAACTACTTAATAGTTTTGCTTTAGTTTCCTCCAAACCTCACTATCGCTAcatatattacaaaattttgggAGATCTATTACCATTGGATGAAGACAGCTTTTCAGAGCTAAGCATAGCAACATCAAAAGCGTACATTAATATGCTTCAAACAAATGAGCAGATACTACAAAAGTTAATTGAACACAGACCAACGTGCGATGGATTTGCAGGGACACTAGATCGGAATTGGAAATCTAATAGCAATGTTGTCGACGGTTTTAGTAAAGTTGAACGGATGCTTATAGTTGGTGGGGTTTTGCGTGCTGCACATGTAGTTAGCTGTAACCCAGGAAATAATTTGATATCAGCTGCTGGAATAATAATATCTCTGCTTGTTTCTGATGGCCTGTCAGAATCTTTGGAATCAGCTGACCCTCTTTTAGACTTATTGTTTGAACAAGATGATGCCTTAGTCGAGATGATGCTACTAATTCTCTTGATCAATATCCATCTCCAGag GGCCTCTTCAGAATTCGAGATTTTCTTGTGTCATCCTCATCACCTCTTTGTTGGAGTCTTGGAACGGCTGTGCTTTGACACATCAGTTTTGCTCGATTGGTTAACTtctaatgaaacaaaatttttgttgtattttttaaagtatCTGAAGTACATCGCTTCTTCTTTTGCTGAAttcaaaacaatttgcaaCATTGTAGACCAGGAGACATTCCCATCAATATTATCTGCATTCACTCAGCTGAAAACAACAATTGAAAAACTATGTGCCAAAAATTTGTTCCCCTACTCTGTTAAGCCCttaatcaaaaatataaatacgGTCCTACGCCTTGCAGAAGCATAG